One genomic segment of Cardinium endosymbiont of Philonthus spinipes includes these proteins:
- the murG gene encoding undecaprenyldiphospho-muramoylpentapeptide beta-N-acetylglucosaminyltransferase, giving the protein MRVLIGCGGTGGHIYPAIAIADGIKRRAPDAVFLFVGAKGGKEVGLVVAAGYPIQRISIKGFQRRKIFKNLLLPFLLLKSFYQARSIIKSFKPDVVIGTGGYASFPTLFVAAMQRIPTLIQEQNSVAGLANKLLARFVDKVCTGYQDVFLPCAKEKIIFTGNPIRSSLCTFQEDRMDALEYFSFSAFQNKKCLLVVGGSGGASMLNTTFLEWSAQLSSLDIQVIWVTGERYFAPIKKAMKDYRHIKCYPFLSNMEMAYAAADIVISRAGALSIAELCVRGKPTILVPSSNVVGDHQTKNSLPLAAQGAVVHITDQECPFLLIPKVIELLNDETQQLELVKRMAPFTTLHANAQDKIAKIIVDLV; this is encoded by the coding sequence ATGCGTGTTTTAATAGGTTGTGGCGGTACTGGGGGACATATTTATCCTGCTATAGCTATTGCTGATGGCATTAAGCGAAGGGCTCCCGATGCAGTGTTCTTGTTTGTAGGAGCCAAAGGGGGAAAGGAGGTAGGATTAGTAGTTGCTGCTGGTTATCCGATTCAGCGGATTAGTATAAAGGGATTTCAAAGACGTAAAATCTTTAAAAATCTATTGTTGCCCTTTCTGCTTCTAAAAAGCTTCTATCAAGCAAGATCTATTATTAAATCATTTAAACCCGATGTGGTTATTGGAACAGGGGGGTATGCCTCTTTTCCCACCCTCTTTGTAGCTGCTATGCAGCGGATCCCCACCTTGATTCAAGAACAAAATAGCGTTGCTGGGTTGGCTAATAAGCTACTGGCTAGGTTTGTGGATAAGGTTTGTACAGGCTATCAAGATGTTTTTTTGCCTTGTGCAAAAGAAAAAATAATCTTTACAGGCAATCCCATACGATCATCGCTTTGTACCTTCCAAGAAGACCGAATGGATGCGCTTGAATATTTTAGTTTTTCTGCCTTTCAGAACAAAAAGTGTCTACTAGTGGTAGGTGGAAGTGGGGGCGCAAGCATGTTGAACACAACCTTTTTAGAATGGAGTGCGCAGTTGTCTTCCCTAGATATACAAGTGATATGGGTAACCGGCGAGCGCTATTTTGCGCCTATTAAAAAGGCGATGAAAGACTATCGCCATATAAAATGTTATCCATTTTTAAGCAATATGGAAATGGCTTATGCGGCAGCAGATATTGTGATTTCTAGAGCTGGTGCTTTATCTATTGCAGAGCTTTGTGTAAGAGGCAAGCCAACCATTTTAGTACCATCATCCAATGTAGTAGGAGACCATCAAACTAAGAATAGCTTACCATTGGCTGCTCAGGGAGCGGTGGTGCATATTACAGACCAGGAGTGTCCATTTTTACTGATCCCCAAGGTAATAGAATTACTTAATGATGAAACGCAACAACTAGAACTTGTCAAACGCATGGCACCTTTTACTACATTACATGCTAATGCCCAGGATAAAATAGCTAAAATAATTGTTGATTTGGTTTAA
- the lptC gene encoding LPS export ABC transporter periplasmic protein LptC: MYRCNGLIGLFCFMVIGWYTPLYADDQDEVPLLETTQFELLGTERGRLDITIQAGEMRQYKNGNVTLAGSVTIVLLGNTFDKEAGPIKIQADKLSYNKAQNLCMLAGNVLICKPEHSLTIQTEQLWYDTKQEIIFTELPIVITDKEHVLKGSGFRATRDLTKYTVAAPNGTVEIKQEPALGANPL; encoded by the coding sequence ATGTATAGATGTAATGGGCTTATAGGGTTATTTTGCTTTATGGTAATAGGTTGGTATACCCCACTATATGCAGATGATCAAGACGAGGTTCCCTTATTAGAGACGACTCAATTTGAGTTATTGGGTACAGAAAGGGGTAGGTTAGATATAACCATTCAGGCAGGTGAGATGCGCCAATACAAGAATGGCAATGTAACATTGGCAGGCAGCGTCACCATTGTTTTATTGGGCAATACATTTGACAAAGAGGCGGGACCTATAAAGATCCAAGCTGATAAGCTTTCTTACAACAAAGCACAGAATCTTTGCATGCTAGCAGGCAATGTCCTGATTTGTAAGCCAGAACACTCCTTAACTATTCAAACAGAGCAATTATGGTACGATACAAAGCAAGAAATAATATTTACAGAATTGCCCATTGTAATAACAGATAAAGAGCATGTGTTAAAAGGAAGTGGGTTTCGTGCTACAAGGGATTTAACCAAGTATACCGTTGCTGCGCCTAATGGAACAGTAGAGATCAAGCAAGAGCCAGCTTTAGGGGCTAATCCATTATAA
- a CDS encoding Do family serine endopeptidase — protein MYEQFSKQGICKKLFNTVIVAAFGLCLWFVGPYSRGNNSNLTAVGALQQVATVEQHKPLEQTIVAPEDKPLPTALPDFTYAAKVATRAVVHVKIYKNPKLLKQGSNHPLEQFFKEFFGERLLVPKTSERPPEDSYGSGVIYTSNGYIITNNHVVEGADQIEVILNDNRSYKAKLVGSDACTDLAILKIEASDLPVLALGSSDKLEVGEWVLAVGNPFNLHSTVTKGIVSAKSRWLDHVGNGQLGIQSFIQTDAAINPGNSGGALVNLYGELVGINTAICPGRSSSLTFIGYGFAIPSSIVKKVANDFIQHGAIQRVLLGITIRDVDAALAQKLGLQAISGVYVDGVQDNSPCGKEFQKEDVITQINGRKVNKCPDLQEIICCAKPGDKVAITLYRKGKVKTIEIVLKKQPDVIQIVQQDDILKVEGAVFQNIDKKTKAKLKLTNGVLVQEVSKGKFQDAGLKKGYILLAFDKQPVASIADLAEMIRRTREPVLMQVMEPSKGTIGYLAVQLGSTPHAKQ, from the coding sequence ATGTACGAACAATTTAGTAAACAGGGTATATGTAAAAAGCTGTTTAATACGGTTATTGTAGCTGCATTTGGCTTATGTTTATGGTTTGTGGGTCCTTATTCACGGGGTAACAACAGCAACCTAACAGCTGTTGGCGCTCTACAGCAGGTTGCTACTGTGGAGCAGCATAAACCGCTGGAACAAACCATCGTAGCACCAGAGGATAAGCCTTTGCCCACAGCCTTGCCCGACTTTACCTATGCAGCTAAAGTGGCTACACGAGCAGTAGTGCATGTAAAGATATATAAAAATCCTAAGTTGCTCAAACAGGGGTCGAACCACCCTCTAGAGCAGTTTTTTAAAGAATTTTTTGGAGAAAGATTGTTGGTGCCTAAAACATCTGAACGGCCTCCTGAAGATTCTTATGGTTCTGGGGTTATTTACACCAGCAATGGCTATATTATTACCAATAACCATGTGGTGGAGGGTGCTGATCAGATAGAGGTCATCTTAAATGATAATCGATCTTATAAGGCAAAACTAGTTGGGTCAGATGCCTGCACTGATTTGGCAATTTTAAAAATTGAAGCATCTGACCTACCTGTTTTGGCGTTAGGCAGTTCAGATAAACTAGAAGTAGGTGAGTGGGTTTTAGCAGTTGGAAACCCCTTTAACCTCCACTCTACTGTTACCAAAGGAATTGTAAGTGCTAAATCTAGATGGCTAGATCATGTTGGTAACGGGCAATTAGGGATTCAATCTTTTATTCAAACTGATGCAGCCATTAATCCAGGTAATAGTGGTGGCGCGTTGGTCAATTTATATGGAGAATTGGTAGGCATTAATACAGCTATTTGTCCTGGAAGATCCTCTTCATTGACATTTATAGGATATGGCTTTGCCATTCCTTCATCTATAGTAAAAAAGGTAGCCAATGATTTCATTCAACATGGTGCTATACAGCGGGTATTATTGGGTATAACCATTCGAGATGTTGATGCTGCATTGGCTCAGAAATTGGGCTTACAAGCAATTAGCGGTGTCTATGTCGATGGCGTGCAAGACAATAGTCCTTGTGGGAAGGAATTCCAAAAAGAAGATGTGATTACCCAAATCAATGGCCGAAAAGTTAATAAATGTCCAGATTTACAAGAAATAATCTGTTGTGCTAAGCCAGGTGACAAGGTAGCCATTACATTATACCGCAAAGGTAAAGTAAAAACAATAGAAATAGTATTGAAAAAGCAGCCTGATGTGATACAGATTGTACAACAAGATGATATCCTGAAGGTGGAAGGTGCTGTATTTCAAAATATTGATAAGAAAACAAAAGCAAAGCTAAAGCTTACTAACGGAGTGCTGGTTCAGGAAGTTTCCAAAGGAAAGTTTCAGGATGCTGGCCTTAAAAAAGGTTATATTTTACTTGCTTTTGATAAGCAACCTGTTGCTAGCATAGCTGATTTAGCTGAAATGATTCGACGTACTAGAGAACCTGTTTTGATGCAGGTTATGGAACCTAGTAAAGGGACTATTGGTTATTTGGCAGTTCAATTGGGTAGCACCCCTCATGCTAAGCAATAA